The following coding sequences lie in one Glycine soja cultivar W05 chromosome 16, ASM419377v2, whole genome shotgun sequence genomic window:
- the LOC114389658 gene encoding short-chain dehydrogenase TIC 32, chloroplastic-like, which translates to MIILKVIYIVRERESNSEEKRLFAFSTLFCRRFHSETDQNGMWWPCGRNGGSSFSSSSTAEQVTEGIDGTGLTAIVTGASSGIGAETTRVLAMRGVHVIMGVRNVVAAKVVMEAILKEIPNAKVDAMELDLSSMISVRKFALEFISSGLPLNILINNAGIFGTPFKLSEDNIELQFATNHMGHFLLINLLLDTIKRTTHESKKEGRIVNISSSGHQWLNYRGGILFDKINDESSYQKFCAYGQSKLANILHANELARRLKEEGVNITANSLHPGAIATNIHRYNRILTGIPGVVKRLLNLVIKNVQQGAATTCYVALHPEVRGISGEYFADNKIAKANSLGRDIDLAKKLWDFSMNLIKVEYLVPIVDADGILRE; encoded by the exons ATGATTATCctcaaagttatatatatagtgagagagagagagagcaataGTGAAGAGAAGAGGCTATTTGCGTTTTCCACTTTGTTTTGTCGTCGTTTTCATTCAGAGACGGATCAAAACGGCATGTGGTGGCCGTGCGGGAGAAATGGGGGTTCTTCCTTTTCATCTTCTTCCACTGCCGAACAAGTTACTGAAGGAATCGATGGCACTGGCCTCACCGCTATTGTTACAG GGGCATCCAGTGGTATTGGTGCTGAGACTACCCGTGTTCTTGCCATGCGTGGTGTTCATGTAATTATGGGTGTGAGAAATGTGGTAGCTGCAAAAGTTGTTATGGAAGCAATACTTAAAGAGATTCCCAACGCTAAAGTTGATGCTATGGAGTTAGACCTTAGTTCAATGATATCTGTTAGAAAATTTGCATTAGAGTTCATTTCATCTGGTCTTCCATTAAACATTCTCAT AAACAATGCAGGAATATTTGGAACCCCTTTCAAGCTTTCTGAGGACAATATTGAACTGCAATTTGCCACAAATCACATGG gtcattttcttttaataaatctGTTGTTGGATACTATAAAGAGAACAACGCATGAAAGtaagaaagaaggaagaatTGTTAATATCTCCTCTAGTGGTCATCAATGGCTCAACTATCGTGGAGGAatcctttttgataaaattaacgaTGAATCCAG TTATCAGAAATTCTGCGCGTATGGACAATCAAAGCTTGCTAACATTTTACATGCGAATGAACTAGCAAGACGTCTTAAG GAAGAAGGGGTAAATATTACTGCTAATTCTCTTCATCCAGGAGCCATTGCCACCAATATTCATCGTTACAACAGAATATTGACTG GAATTCCAGGTGTAGTTAAGAGGTTGTTGAATCTTGTAATTAAAAATGTCCAGCAG GGAGCGGCAACGACATGTTATGTAGCATTGCACCCAGAAGTGAGAGGAATTAGTGGTGAGTATTTTGCAGATAATAAAATTGCCAAAGCAAACTCACTAGGAAGGGACATTGATTTGGCTAAGAAACTATGGGATTTCAGCATGAATCTGATCAAAGTAGAATACTTGGTGCCAATTGTCGATGCTGATGGCATActtagagaatga
- the LOC114389659 gene encoding short-chain dehydrogenase TIC 32, chloroplastic-like, which yields MWWPFWRKGGSAFSSSSTADEVTEGIDGTGLTAIVTGATSGIGAETTRVLAMRGVHVIMGVRNMNAAKDVKGAILKEIPAAKVDAMELDLSSMASVRKFASEFISSGLPLNILINNAGVFGTPFTLSTDAIELQFATNHMGHFLLTNLLLDTMKKTTQESKKQGRIVNISSILHQLTFRGGIPFDKINDPSSYHNWLAYGQSKLANILHANELARRLKQDGVDITANSLHPGAIVTNIFRHTSVLAGIINTLGRFVFKNVQQGAATTCYVALHPQVREISGKYFSDCNIAPTISKGRDIDLAKKLWDFSLNLIE from the exons ATGTGGTGGCCTTTCTGGAGAAAAGGGGGTTCTGCATTTTCATCTTCTTCCACTGCTGATGAAGTTACAGAAGGAATCGATGGCACTGGCCTCACTGCTATTGTTACTG GGGCTACCAGTGGTATTGGTGCTGAGACTACTCGTGTACTTGCCATGCGTGGAGTTCATGTAATTATGGGTGTGAGAAATATGAATGCCGCAAAAGATGTTAAAGGAGCAATACTTAAGGAGATTCCTGCTGCTAAAGTTGATGCTATGGAATTAGATCTTAGTTCAATGGCATCTGTTCGAAAATTTGCATCAGAGTTTATTTCATCTGGTCTTCCATTAAACATTCTCAT AAACAATGCAGGAGTTTTTGGAACCCCTTTCACACTGTCTACAGACGCCATTGAACTACAATTTGCCACAAATCATATGG GTCATTTCCTATTAACAAATCTGTTGTTAGATACTatgaagaaaacaacacaagaaAGCAAGAAACAAGGAAGAATTGTTAATATCTCTTCAATACTTCATCAGTTAACATTTCGTGGAGGAATcccttttgataaaattaatgacCCATCAAG TTACCACAATTGGCTTGCATATGGACAATCAAAGCTTGCTAACATTTTACATGCCAATGAACTTGCCAGACGTCTTAAG CAAGATGGGGTAGATATTACGGCTAATTCTCTTCATCCGGGAGCTATTGTCACCAATATTTTTCGTCACACTAGTGTACTGGCTG GTATAATTAATACGCTGGGTAGATTTGTGTTTAAAAATGTCCAACAG GGAGCTGCAACAACATGCTATGTAGCATTGCATCCACAAGTGAGGGAAATCAGTGGCAAATATTTTTCAGATTGTAATATTGCCCCAACAATCTCAAAGGGAAGGGACATTGATTTGGCCAAGAAGCTTTGGGATTTTAGCTTGAATTTGATTGAGTAA
- the LOC114390264 gene encoding short-chain dehydrogenase TIC 32, chloroplastic-like, whose translation MGSSGFSSSSTAEEVTQGIDGSGLTAIVTGTTHGIGTETARVLALRGVHVIMAARDVIAAKTIKEVILEEIPTAKVDAMELDLSSMASVRKFASEFISFGLPLNILINNAGISAFPFTLSKDNIELLFATNHLGHFLLTNLLLDTMKKTASESKKEGRIINVSSDGHQYTYPEGILFDKINDESSYQKWRAYGQSKLANILHANELARLLKEDGIDITANSLHPGAIITNIYKPELSGPVPTDLMNMLGDYLLKSIPQGAATTCYVALHPQVKGISGEYFSDSNLAKASSLATDTDLAKKLWDFSMKIIDYNAHDS comes from the exons ATGGGTTCTTCTGGGTTTTCATCATCTTCCACTGCAGAGGAAGTTACTCAAGGAATCGATGGGAGTGGCCTCACTGCAATTGTCACAG GAACAACCCATGGTATTGGCACTGAGACGGCAAGAGTTCTTGCTTTGCGTGGTGTACATGTGATTATGGCAGCCAGAGATGTGATTGCAGCAAAAACTATCAAAGAGGTAATACTTGAAGAGATTCCCACAGCCAAAGTTGATGCCATGGAGTTAGATCTTAGCTCAATGGCATCCGTTAGGAAGTTTGCATCGGAGTTCATTTCATTTGGTCTTCCATTGAACATCTTGAT AAACAATGCAGGAATAAGCGCATTCCCTTTCACGCTGTCCAAAGACAACATCGAACTACTATTTGCTACAAATCACTTAG gtcattttcttttaacaaatcTTTTGTTGGATACTATGAAGAAAACTGCAAGTgaaagcaagaaagaaggaagaaTTATTAATGTTTCCTCTGATGGTCACCAATATACATATCCTGAAGGAatcctttttgataaaattaatgacGAATCAAG TTACCAGAAGTGGCGTGCATATGGGCAATCAAAGCTTGCTAACATTTTACATGCCAACGAACTTGCAAGACTTCTTAAA GAAGATGGGATAGATATTACTGCAAATTCTCTTCATCCAGGAGCTATTATCACCAATATTTATAAACCAGAGCTTAGTGGCCCAGTGCCAACTG ATCTAATGAATATGCTTGGAGATTATCTGCTTAAAAGTATCCCGCAG GGAGCAGCAACAACATGCTATGTAGCATTGCACCCACAAGTGAAGGGGATTAGTGGCGAGTATTTTTCAGATAGTAATCTGGCTAAAGCAAGCTCACTGGCAACAGACACTGATTTGGCTAAGAAACTTTGGGATTTCAGCATGAAAATAATTGACTACAATGCCCATGATTCATGA